In Natronomonas halophila, one DNA window encodes the following:
- the coaBC gene encoding bifunctional phosphopantothenoylcysteine decarboxylase/phosphopantothenate--cysteine ligase CoaBC, giving the protein MLDGVNVALGVSGSIAAVKTVELAHELRRQGAEVRAVMTEAAQGIIHPWALEFATENPVVTEITGSVEHVELCGYDGWADVLLLAPSTANTIGKVAGAVDDTPVTTCATTALGAGMPVVVAPAMHAPMYDHPGVLEAIETLEEWGVEFVDPRLEEGKAKIAEEEAIVLDVARAVGARPLDDEHVVITSGPTSESIDPVRVISNRASGRTGRAVAKACYVRGADVTLVHDGPEVPYADVVAVESAAEMLEGVLSVADGADGADTLVSAAAISDYTVETAPEKIRSGQDLTLDLEPTPKLIDSVREAYPDLPIVGFKVETSGNDEAMVEKARETLARAGLAFVVANDASVMGAETTRVLLVRAGSTEEHEGTKAEIGGHIADALADELA; this is encoded by the coding sequence ATGCTTGATGGCGTCAACGTCGCGCTGGGGGTCTCCGGCTCTATCGCGGCGGTAAAGACGGTCGAACTGGCCCACGAACTCCGTCGACAGGGCGCGGAGGTCCGGGCGGTGATGACCGAGGCAGCGCAGGGAATCATCCATCCGTGGGCCCTCGAATTCGCGACTGAGAACCCGGTCGTCACGGAGATTACGGGCTCGGTCGAACACGTCGAGCTATGCGGCTACGACGGGTGGGCCGACGTCCTGCTGTTGGCGCCATCGACGGCCAATACTATCGGCAAGGTCGCGGGCGCCGTCGACGATACGCCCGTCACGACCTGTGCGACGACGGCCCTCGGCGCGGGGATGCCGGTCGTCGTCGCCCCGGCGATGCACGCGCCGATGTACGACCATCCGGGCGTGCTGGAGGCCATCGAAACGCTCGAAGAGTGGGGCGTCGAGTTCGTCGACCCGCGCCTCGAAGAGGGGAAGGCCAAAATCGCCGAGGAGGAAGCTATCGTCCTCGATGTCGCCCGCGCGGTGGGCGCTCGACCGCTCGACGACGAACACGTCGTCATCACCAGCGGGCCGACCAGCGAGTCCATCGACCCCGTACGCGTCATCTCGAACCGCGCCTCGGGGCGGACGGGCCGCGCGGTCGCGAAGGCCTGCTACGTCCGGGGAGCGGACGTGACGCTGGTTCACGACGGCCCGGAAGTTCCCTATGCGGACGTGGTCGCCGTCGAAAGCGCCGCGGAGATGCTGGAGGGCGTGCTGTCGGTCGCCGACGGCGCCGACGGCGCCGACACGCTGGTATCGGCCGCCGCGATTAGCGACTATACCGTCGAGACAGCCCCCGAGAAAATCCGCTCCGGTCAGGACCTCACGCTTGACCTCGAACCGACGCCGAAACTCATCGATTCCGTGCGCGAGGCGTATCCGGACCTCCCCATCGTCGGCTTCAAGGTCGAAACCAGTGGCAACGACGAGGCGATGGTCGAGAAGGCCCGCGAGACGCTTGCCCGTGCGGGACTCGCGTTCGTCGTCGCCAACGACGCCAGCGTGATGGGCGCCGAGACGACCCGCGTGCTCCTCGTTCGCGCCGGGTCGACCGAGGAACACGAGGGAACGAAGGCCGAAATCGGCGGCCATATCGCTGACGCACTCGCCGACGAACTGGCGTAG
- a CDS encoding type IV pilin encodes MLGQDTRGRSRLLGAIQLVCLVMLLSLVLGLGIYGVAGGLAQTVPATNFEFDYDDSAETLVITHAGGDTVDARAIRLTGIDAECTADDWGGRKVSAGDTCRVDSVPADTDLRIAWDGVGTNTATLGGWAGPDA; translated from the coding sequence ATGCTCGGACAGGATACTCGGGGCCGCTCACGACTGCTCGGAGCCATCCAACTCGTCTGTCTCGTCATGCTTCTCTCCTTGGTACTCGGCCTCGGCATCTACGGCGTCGCCGGCGGATTGGCCCAGACCGTTCCGGCGACGAACTTCGAGTTCGACTACGACGATTCGGCGGAGACGCTCGTCATCACCCACGCCGGGGGCGACACCGTCGACGCCCGGGCGATTCGACTCACGGGCATCGACGCCGAATGCACTGCCGACGACTGGGGCGGCCGAAAAGTCTCGGCGGGCGATACCTGCCGGGTCGATTCCGTCCCTGCCGATACCGACCTCCGAATCGCATGGGACGGCGTCGGGACGAACACCGCCACGCTCGGCGGCTGGGCGGGCCCGGACGCCTGA
- the hpt gene encoding hypoxanthine/guanine phosphoribosyltransferase: MDQLQQSLLDAPIIEKDGYHYFVHPISDGVPMLEPSLLREIVIKIIRKAQLEDVDKIVTPAAMGIHISTAVSLMTDIPLVVIRKREYGLEGETPLFQETGYSENQMFINDVDEGDSVLVLDDVLSTGGTLSAICDALEDIGADIVDVVAVIKKVGGENKLEASPYSAKTLINVDVVDGDVVIVDAKGDD, from the coding sequence ATGGACCAGCTTCAGCAGTCCCTCCTCGACGCGCCGATTATCGAGAAGGACGGCTACCACTACTTCGTCCATCCGATCAGCGACGGCGTCCCGATGCTCGAACCCAGCCTTCTGCGCGAAATCGTCATCAAAATCATCCGCAAGGCGCAACTGGAGGACGTCGACAAAATCGTCACCCCCGCCGCGATGGGGATTCACATCTCGACGGCCGTCTCGCTGATGACCGATATCCCACTGGTCGTCATCCGCAAACGCGAGTACGGCCTCGAAGGCGAGACGCCGCTCTTCCAGGAGACCGGCTACTCCGAGAACCAGATGTTCATCAACGACGTCGACGAAGGCGACAGCGTCCTCGTCCTCGACGACGTGCTCTCGACCGGCGGCACGCTCTCGGCTATCTGCGACGCCCTCGAAGACATCGGCGCCGACATCGTCGACGTCGTCGCCGTCATCAAGAAGGTCGGCGGCGAGAACAAACTCGAAGCATCCCCTTACTCCGCGAAGACGCTCATCAACGTCGACGTCGTCGACGGCGACGTCGTCATCGTCGACGCGAAAGGCGACGACTAA
- a CDS encoding GtrA family protein: MKRRLIDLIIDLRDILVAPVRMGQFLGVGAIGAAVDLSVSSALTLGAILPAEWAKLVGAEIAIVLMFLINDHWTFADHGAAGLVPKFRRLVKSNVVRSAGLLVQFVVVYVLTRLDVTVVVADTDVWPLITLPVAIGCAVAVNYVAESLLTWRVHDSR; this comes from the coding sequence ATGAAACGCCGCCTCATCGACCTCATCATCGACCTCCGTGACATCCTGGTTGCGCCGGTCCGCATGGGCCAGTTCCTCGGCGTCGGAGCAATCGGTGCCGCGGTCGACCTGTCGGTTAGTTCCGCCCTTACCCTCGGTGCGATACTGCCGGCCGAGTGGGCCAAACTCGTCGGCGCCGAGATTGCCATCGTCCTCATGTTCCTCATCAACGACCACTGGACGTTCGCCGACCACGGCGCGGCGGGGTTGGTGCCGAAGTTCCGGCGCCTCGTCAAATCCAACGTCGTTCGCTCCGCCGGCCTGTTGGTTCAGTTCGTCGTCGTCTACGTCCTCACTCGTCTCGACGTGACGGTTGTCGTCGCCGATACCGATGTCTGGCCCCTGATTACACTCCCGGTCGCCATCGGCTGTGCCGTCGCGGTCAACTACGTCGCCGAGAGCCTGCTTACCTGGCGGGTTCACGATTCACGGTAG